Genomic DNA from Cloeon dipterum chromosome 3, ieCloDipt1.1, whole genome shotgun sequence:
TAAAGGAAAAACATTTGCCACTTTATTAAAACAAGTAATTGAAAAGTTCCTAAAAACTAACCTGCAGCTTCCTTAGATAAAGCTTGGCCTGACGCGTTAGTTCCGGCGTGTCCTTCTTCCATAGAACTAAATGTGAAATTAGCGGGTAGTGAGAGCACCTTGCTCAGTTGTTTGTGACGCCCCAAGTTGTTTTCCTCCTCCTGTTCAATACGAGGTTTTGCATAATTAGAGTTTGATCGcgacaatttttttgcgcTGAATTCCTTACTTGCATGGTTAACCGTAGCGCCTGCTGCAAGGCCTCTGCAGCCTCCGCCTCCTCAGCTTCCTCTTGTTCCGCTTGAAGCTCTCTCTCCAGCTCCACCTCCATGTCAAGCTCATCCTCCATCTATTTAAAGTTACGAAATTTAGTGGAATGTTTGTGGAACAGTGGAAGAGCTCTGGAAAGCGTTGTGATTCGTGAtgcattttaagaaaaactgaGCTGCAAATTGCATAATTGGTAAGCGTAAGATTGAAATTGatgcacaaaatttgcatttgctgATGCTGAAGTGACACGCTGCGTGGGCACAAAAGACTGTAGAAATTTGCAAGTaataaaagagttaaaaagttgattatttttactatctCCAAAGCCTGTGAAAGTGAAAACGGTGAAAAAGCGTTCAAAAGCgattgaaaaatgacaaattgaaGTAGTAAAAGAGTAAGTCGATTGAAGTGCCCAAAGTCTGCCCGAAGTTGCAGTATTGTAAAGGAATATAGCAGAGAGATAGATAAAATGAGAGCTGCACTTTTGAAATGTAACAAACCGTTGGTCACTAATCAAGCAAGTTTACTCTTGGATAATTACATCCCCCAGATCTGTATAAGCATCAGAAAATTCTGAGAGTGAGGGAAAAGGTCCTGTACACAGTCTGAACAGGGAGAATTTGGGCCCCAAATCCTCAGTTCCGTCAATCCAACtacaaattctaatttgtctACTTTCTGATTCACGACAGCTGCGACAAAACTGAAACAACGATGCACAAAAAATCGACGTAATATTTACACAAGACAGTAAGTAACGAGATAGGAAGAAAGAATAGAAAAGTTTGACAAGAGAGGAGATAGCGAGTGTTTACCTTCAGTCCGTGCTGAACATTTTAAGTTCGAGAAAAACACACATGTGTTTTGAATacgtttttcaaaatgtattttgcgGAAATATTGAGAGAACGTTTTATTGTTTCTGACAGTTTCAAGAGGAAGAGATAGATCAGATTCATAGAATAGAAGGACCGCGGTTgccaataattttaagaaattcacAGTATTATAAAGCAAAACACTAACCTGCTTATGCGACTCTTCTAGATGCTTCATAAGGACCGCGACGACGACGTTCACGAGCACAAACTGCGCCATCAGCACGAAGATGACGAAGAAAATTGGCGCAATAACCGTGGAAACGCAGCAGTTGCGTACGCAGTCGGCCGCATCATCACAAGTGTCCCGCAAGGTGTCTTTCATTATGCCATTCCAGTTGTCACCAGTGGCCACTCTGAACAAGGTCAGAAAAGCCATGCCGAAGTTGCTGAAATGCGCGTGCTCGCCTAAGCCCTGACAGGGTATTTCTTCACTGCAttctggaattttaaaattgcgaaataGATAGCTGCGAAAACCGAAAATCAGTCGGGTTACCCAGTCTGCCGAAAAGCTCGACTCCAAGGGCGGCGAATATGAAGAAGAGAAGAAAGAAGAGAAGGCCCAAGTTGCCCACCTGCGGCAGGGCTTGCATCACCGTGTCGAGAAGGGCCCTGATACCTTTGGCCATTTTCAGAAGTTTCAGAACTGTTGGAATTAATGATTTCGAATTTGTCAACTTTTCTACAATGTGAAAAGTTACCCCTGGCTATCCTTAGCACCCTCATTACCCTGATGATGGTAGGGTTGATCGGAATTATTTTTGACTCAACTTCTTCAAGAACGATTCCCACGATGGACAAAATCACTATCACTACGTCCAACTGGTTCCATCTAAAAAAAAGGGCTTggttaaaatcaatataatccACTCTAGACTAGGCACACCTGAACGCGACACACTCCCAACACATATATTGTTCTAAAAGtgattatgcaacctgttcgACACTCGAGTGTTACAGGTTGCATTTATTCTTGTTCTTACAAAAcatgcagcaaaaataaatattgttctcACCCAACTCTAATcgttcttttaaattaataaatttaatttagcaaagaACAATATAGAAAAAGTTTGAGCTgtgatgaaaatatatattttttggtctTGCCTGTCTTTAAAGTATAAGTGCATTCCAAGGGCGAGTAGTTTCATCATGGACTCAAGGATGAAAACCGCTGTGAAAAAgtagttgaaaattttgagcgcGTATGAGAGAGCTTTGGGCATCATGTAGAACTCAAGCGCCATGGTGACCACATTCAATCCGATGACTGCTGCAATGGCCAGGTCAAAGTATTTCGAGGTGACTACGTTGTGGACCAAAAGTCTGGGCCTCGAGTAGGTGGCGTAATAGGGCGGCTCGTGCATCCCTGTTGATCAAATGCCAATATTTTCCCATTTCTGATTAATAAAATCCTCActtcttctctttttctccATCTGCTTGGCCCTTTTGGCTGCCCGCCTTGccttctcttctttttcttgctcttcCCTACAGCGGTGGAAGTTCTCCACCACAACACCGACAAACATGTTGAGTACGAAAAAGCCGACAAGCAACAGGAATGAGATGAAATAAAGCAGGCGCCATTCCGAGAAGTTCTCGATGGGCTGAATTTGTATACATCAGCGGCGTGATTTAAAGCGTAAACAAAATAGTCAAACCTGTTGGTCAACGCCGACTGCGTCGAGGCCGGTGTACATGATGTTGACCCAACCGTCTTTGGATGAGAGCACGAACAATGACATGAGCGCTTTGCCCAGGTCGTCGAAATTGTACTTTCTGTTAACCCACGAGTTTTTCTTGTCGGCCAAACAGTCAGTCTTATTTCTCACATTCTTAATGTCTGGCCCTTCACAGTAGTAAAATGCACCTTTGAATAGCTGGAATTTCAAAGATATTGAAAGTCTGGATTAAAAGGGATTTATCCAGAAATATTTACCTGTACACCTAGGattccaaaaataatgaaaaatgtgcAGCAAATCAGGACAATGTTTCCGATGGGTCTCAATGATGATAACAACGTTTGTACTACAAGTTTGAGGCCCGGCGCTCTGTTGATGACTCTCAGCGGCCTTAAAGATCGAAGTAACCGAAAAACCTGATGGCACATTTAGTTGCAACTTTTCCATTTCACATCGGACCATCGCAATACTCACTCTTAATATTCCAAATATTCTGGGGCTGCTTTCAGAAATCACGGACATAAGCAGATCAACTATGGAGATGAGAACGAGCACGCCATCCATGATGTTCCAGCCTGAAGTGAAGTACGCTTCGCGGCCGTAAAACATACCAGTGGCTATCAcctattaatttcaaatatatttggtTGCGTGAGCGACACGtcacacaaagaaaaaaaactcactttgATCAACATTTCTAGCGCAAAAACGGCGGTAAACACATAGTTTGCAGTGGCAAGAAATATTCTCTCAGTGGAGTCGGGCGGTATATTCGGTCTCTCCATGGCCAGGGTAATGCAGTTGAGGCCGATGAAGAACAGCACCACATTGTCAAACCACCTCCGCTCCACTATCCAGCAACATAACTTGCGAATTTTCCTAAGTAAATTTAAGCAGATTGAGAAAACAGACGTATATATCAGTTTTGCGCCATTACGAGTCGGTCGGCGAGAAAATGTAGAGGGAATAGTCGTCCCTCTCCTTCAGGCATCCCCTCGGCTCGAAGAATTTGAAGATCTTCTTGATGTTGGGCTCTTCCTCCTCTGTCGTGACCTTAACCTGGGGTAGTGGGGATGTGGACAGTTTGTGGCTGTTGTAGGATTTTGACGGGCCGATGGGGTGGTGATGCAGGCAAATGGACGCGTTGCGCGACCTATAGCCACCCACCTGAGGTCCCAAGGAGGGTCGATGGTGCAGCAGGCGCATTGGCACGTGCGCCCCCTCGCAGAGGGAGCTGTGCCGGCCGTGGTGGTAGTGTGCATGGTGTCTTTGCCAGGACGAACCCTGCAATGGGGTAGaattttggattaaattgCGAAAAAACCGTAAAGTATTTAGTAGCCCCCAAAATAGTCacaaattattgataaaataaatttaatataaaaatagatgTAGCCCTTTcagatttcatttttcgtcattaaaaatatcaagctgagataaatgatttttaattttattatttttgcacttaCCTGCAAGAATGGGGAATGCGGAGGAGCTATACTTGGAGATCTTGATGACGGATTAGAGACCGATGGTGGGAGGAGCGTGGAGCACGCTGAAGGGCGTCTCAGGGAACACGTGGACGTGGTGGGTGCCTGCACTGAGAGCAGGTTGTTGCGTGCAGGCGACTGAGTATCATTACGTATCGAGCCGAGGAGACCTCCATTGCAGTGCAAGTGCTGGTCGCCCTCTTGCctacaaattagaattttttagtCTATATATTTCTTTGAAAGCAGCGTTGTCGCACATGGGAGGCACTGCGAGATTATTGTTTTGACGATTTTGTTGGTACGAGTTGTTGTGAGCACCATTGTTGAGTACAAAGTCCTCAGGGACCTCTTCGGCGCCCTGAATCCTCTGCCGTGATCGGAGGGATGGCCTTGATATTCGCCAACCTGCTGTCCTATTCAGTCCAGAgctgagaaaaatcaaacacatattatgataaaaagtcccatttttaaatatacaaaattagtgtgtcataaaatataaaaacaggGAGAacagttattaaaaataaatgctcttCTGAGCATACCTAGGTCTGGAGCCACTTGGTGGAGTTACTGAAAGACTGACTCTTCGTGGTGTGTTAGAGCTGGAGTTTGTCGACCCTGAGGACTCGCGGGACGCGTGTGAGTGACTGGGACCCTGGGCCGGTGGCCTCAACAGGCCTGGAATGCTGCACTGGGATGACTGAAATGAGGGATTCGATTAGTTTTAAAACTCTCTGCATAATTCATACATAAACGGCCCTAAAATACcgaattctatttttaaagcgTCATTATTTAACGCATAATATCTCTTATTGAGGTACATAAATTCCAACATCcaggaaattttcattgtccTTGACACTTAACTAAATCTATGACAGCTATTTTGGGAAGGGGCCCACATTTAGTCTTACAAAATGCAGGCGGTTTTCCCAAAGTCTCTGGATACGCTGCGGAAATTCCCCGGGTAGAATCTTAATTTTAGTGTTCAAAAAGTTCGAAAGTAAAATATACTAACTGATGATCTGTCGATGGAATCAATGGAAAGAGAACTGGCGTATAAACTAATGTTAGGATTGAGCCTGTGCAGGCCAACGGCGCCAGGCTCGAGGGTGGCGTTCGGCGAGTCTTGCGGTGTGGCCGCCGTGTGGGTTATTACGGGCGCCGGCGGCATCGTCGGGGGTGGCGAAAGGCTAATCTGCTGGCCACcctgttgctgctgttgttgcagCATTTGGCTTTCTGTGGacaagaacaaaatattttagcatacaaaattgatttttcaactggttattaaataaacattcacccctgttataaaattaaaaaaaaaacaacaaacctTTTTGGATGTTGCATTTTGGTTCAAACTCAACTTGGGTCCTGACCTTCCACGCGTTTTCTCTCTCCTGCTGTCCAAAGTTGTTCCTCACAGGGTTGTCTGGCTTCATAACGTTTTCCTGCGAAATATTACACACAAGTCAGGACACGAGTAGCACTCCTAGGCAAATCAGGGCTGGAATCATCATTATCTCAAatgctacaaatttttgaacagaCTTAAAGCCAAATGCACTGAAATTTGCTCCAGCTCTGACGTGGTGCTCAAATGCACGCAAATGCCATAGGCAGCACTCTATATGATAAAATAGAATCAAAATATCTAGCTACGATCATGAAAGTCTCCAAGAGAAATACGCCAGACTACCGTGAAGCGAGTCGGGCTGGCTGCGTAACCTACCAGGCAGGAACTGCTGCTGCCAGAGCCCCCTGAGTCCTCAGGGTCGTACtctgcagccgccgctgctgctgctgccgccgcctcctgggccgccgcctcctgcTGCTGAGCCTTGGCAAGCTCTCTTTGCTCTCGCTCGAGTCGCTCATTTCTCTACAAATGCAAGCGTAAAGGATTCAGCCTAGCGTGTGCACATCTCTAAAGCGCCTGATTCCTCAAAAGCATCCAGCATGATTCGAGCAAATGGCGAGATTGATTTAATGGTTAAGTCGGAGCCGCTCCGCTGAGGATTGGTCGTAAACTTTCTCCAGTTAATTTGGTTTCAATCGGTTTGATTTCAAGTGTTTTATTTAGAAGAATTGTGTATGATCATGCGAGAgcgatgaattatttataatcaacTGGTATAAATTGGAATATGCCACCACTTACTCAACAGTACACGTTTTTACTCAATGCTGATGCAAAATGGATGTAGAGCAGTAATACAAAATGTCATATGCAAATGTATGCAGATCGAATTTCGCATAAATAGAGAGAATACAAATGGGCCGACTGGCAAAAATGGTAAACCCAATTCCACTGTAGCGCTCTACGTAAAACAAGGAATAATATTGTGTGTCCTCCAGAAAGAACATAGATGGCTTTTTCATATATTAAAAAGTGGGTGCAGGTTGTGCATGAGGAGAGGAAACCAGTGCAATAGTataaagagaaagagagcgaaagAATGTATATAAGaagttttctaaataaaaatgccgaAGGCGGCAGAGAGAATATTGCAGATGTTGTCGGGGAAATTGCGCGGTGTTTACCTCGGCGGAAAATCCCTCGACCAAGATAGCGACCAGCAGGTTGAAGAGCACGTAGTTGCCAAAGGTCATGAGGGCAACAAAGTAGAGGGCCGCCCAGTGACTGGTCTTCTCCATGCCGTTGAACAAGACCACGTTCCAGTCCTCTTGAGTCAGGATCTGCGCAAGAAAAAAGTCTCACCCCGGGGGCCGGAAAGCTCTCGGCGCGAGTGCCGTTCTAGAACGACTCGGTGGGAAAGTGATTAACAAGTCGCAACTTTTCAAGGCTCTAATTAGTAAAATAGCAAGTTTCGGCAGCGCGTACACTTTGCAAATCTAATTAATTCCGCGATAAGgagagaacgagagagaaTAGTCATGCAGATTTGCTAGAAAGGATACTAAAAACTTTTGGCAAATTTCCTTCGAAACACTGTCTCAGAAACAACTACTACGctgctgcaaaatattttctgctctcCAGTCATCTATTACACGCAACAATGATTACTCTAATTTCGCGAGAGATTATTATGATAATAATAACGAGTCGGCcggattttaattcaattaagccACCGGCGTGCTGCTTCGCAACAAAAGGCGGGCGGGGATTTACTTATGCAACCATTGCGTACGCCCAGTTCAACTTGTTGCATACCTAGCGAGCTGAGGAGCGGAACAGAGAATTACGCTGGCcgattttatctaatttatgGCCTTCTGAGCATGAAGATGGAACGAGCATAAACGCTTGCAGGAGCCAGTCGCTCTGAATGGAAATACGAATCGTACATATACGTAAAAGCGTGCGGTGATTATGCAAATTGGACTCGCGGCAGATTGCTGAGTAATAACCAGAGTTGCGATGCCAGTTCATGtcagattttgaaaagaatttactCAAACTTCCTCCATCAGTTCAAAGTAgatcataattttaaacaaatcaagTTTAAAGTAAGTGTGGAGAACGGTTCTTTCTCGAAATATCAGCTAAATCGCAAGCCTTTGGGCCTTAAAGATTGACTAACACATTCATTTTCCACCGAATACAAATATCCACTCAATTCCATCTTTATGCTGATAAAAAAGTTTAGCTGAATACTTTGCTAGCAGCAAGCAGCGTTTGTATAGATAAACGAGAAAACGTGTAGACACACGAATGTACACAAGAggtgtttttatatttttaaaaattgcagattcaCAAGTGAGCGTGTCGAAGAAACAGTTTAAAGGATAGAGAGTCGGTCTACTTAAATTTAAGGGAGTGTTGAATACTCACCTGGAATACCGTGACTGTCGCCCATAGGATATTGTTAAAATGTTTGCGGTCACAAACACACTTTGGATCATGATTGACGATTTCATGACAAGAGCATTCCCTCGTTCCATCATACCACATGCAAAACTTACCGCCAAATAAGTACATTCCCAAAATactgaaacaaaaagcaaaaacaagCGACGTGACCACAGCACCAGAACTTCTATTGGTTAGGAAAACTGAGAGATATACAGCacagatatatttataatatatagtaaatattaaaggtgaatcaaaaattgaatactgTGTGGTTTGACTTTACGTCACACACGAAATACTTTTACACTGCTCAGGGGCGTTTAAGTACAGTAAATTGTCAGTGTCAGGTTTTGGCGGAAAGGGCAACTAGGCCCGCGGACAAGTGCAAAACTGCATTGATTGCGTGAAATTCTAtcgtttgatttttcactGGAGTACAGTGATCGGGCGCTATGTGGGTAGAGAAGGTTTGCTATAGAACACACAGGGagcaatttgaaatatattgtttATACAGAATTTGAAACACACGTATGATATATGTGATTCTAGATTAAAGGAGATtataatatgaatttcaaGTATAAACAAACACAGCATCGTCCGAGAGACGGAAAGATTTGCACAGAATAAGCGGACACAGTAGTAGTGGAGGAGTCACACTGGAATAATATGTGAGATTAAATATACGAATAAATGATAATAGTATAAAAACAGAGAGTTTTTGTCGACTGTATATAATACGTTTATATTTATAGTATGGTAATTGGTAATTGGACAGACACAGTGTATTATGTGGTTAATTTGTCGCATTGTTTGTTAAGTAGACACGAGGATCAGCACAAAGGTTCAAATGATTACACTCTTTCTACTGCCTTTTCAGATTCAACGGTTTCAACTAGAAGCTGCGATGCGCACTAAAGTaccaagagagagagagagagctcaaTGAGACAGAGGAAGACTGATGCAGTGCGAGTTTTTTTTAGCATATTATCATTATATTTGATGTATGCGGTCGCCGTGATGGATGGTTTATTCCAAGACTACAGGATGACGGATTTTATGCGTGTATTTACAGCAGGCGCGATGATGATCCTAGTCTGaagttgatcgataaaattCCGATTAGATTTCCACACTTGGATGGAATGAATTATCGCTCGATGAACAGTAAAGTAGCAGTTAGCAGGAATTTTCAAGGAAGAGCTGTCTGTTTGTGTACGCAAGGATGTataatatctaaaaatataatgtgtCTATTCAAACCTACTACTGCTAAACAATGTAGAGCAGAGGTGACAAATATGTTGTGTTTGAGCAGGCAAATCGGGTGCAGTTaattgaagaggaaaataCACGTCTCGCGTGACTTCTGTTAACTCTTTTCGCAAATGATGCTCATATATGGTCTTTTCGTCACATGCAAATTCGAGTGATATGCAAATAAGAGTTTGAAACTGGTGCAATCCCGCCGTCACGCGAGCGAACAGTAGTTTAACACACACTGGGGAAGAGGGTAGACGTTGCACGTACATAATAATTGTGGGTTGCGAATTTCAAGCAgctgaatttgaattatttttcaattagaaaTGGCACTTGCATGAAGTACATCGATTGCGGACGGTTATTTTTCAACGGCCTTTCATAAAACAACTTGAATGATTTCAAGCACTTTTTTTAGCCGTTGctaacttttaaattcataatctCATGCAATGAAGGAGTTTACTAGCATgagtttttcacttttcattcGATTCAtacttgtttttaaatctcagCAAACcattcatgaaaaattcacaacCCTCATAAAACAGAATTGAAGTCTAATGACTAGTAGAAAAACGGAATTGACTTAAATATGCAATTAATTGACTCACATTAGGAATTTCGCACACACGCGCACCCCCTAGGGTGAttagtatttaaaattgcaaaaatattatagaaaAGCACGAGGGGGAATGAGAGAAAATCAGAAGCTGCGAAGTAATGAAAAACAGAGAAAGAAAGGGGAATGTACAAACAGAGTGGAAATGGGGAACTAACTCACGCtagagggaaaattttaattcatttcaaatgtgTGCAAACGAAGTGAGCAGCATAAAATGTAAATGGAAAAGTGCACACAGAGTAAAAGCTGCAAAGTAAAGAGATGTGTGTGGAGTTTcagaaattgtttgaaaatgtaGCTGCAGGCAGACATTCGTGACTCGCGTGTTTTTTGAGCCACCGAGGAGGCACATGCACTCTCCTGCCATTCGAAAGGTTTCAAAGGCGACAGGTGAGCAGAGTGTGTTCCAAAACGATGTAAAATATcaatagagagagagaaagagaggtaATATATACAAAACGAGTACGATCGACTAAGAACTGCTGTGAGATAGACTGTATTCATCAGCAAAAAAATCGAGTCAGCAATACGCAGCATAaaagtgtttattttacaGGTGCATGGCATGTCATCAATTAGAGTCTAAAGACAGGTGAGATATGAATGGTAATCGGATCTCAGCATTTGATGTAATGAGCAGAGAGACATTCTGGTACGTGTCAAAAAACTGCAGAAGCAAAAAACGTGGCATACTGTACCTTTTTGGTTCGTGAGGGGGACGTACCTCAAATCGGTCGCTCTCGTTCTTTCTTAGTTAAGTTAGTGACGAACGGAacggaaaaataatatgaacaaATGCGTTTCGCAAAcaggagaaaaatatatagaagACTGCTCGAGTATTTATAagtatgaaatatatattatgcacaaaatatatatgttcggattggtttgaaaaaaatgatgagtGAATTGTTAGAGAGATGAGTGAGAGCGGATTCAATACCTGGAATACAGTCACAATGGCCCACAGCAGGGAGTCAAAATTTTTCCTGTCACAACTGACAGATCCGTCGTCGGCTTTATTGCAGAACTTACAACCAAATAGGTTCATCCCCAGTATactaaagaggaaaaaataaaaaagaagtcACATGATgtataaaatgttgaaaagtATAGTTGggaaataaacataaaatgtatatttcttATTCAGTACGGTGAGAGAGACATTTTTGTTCGTTATATGTGCCACTTGCGAGAATGCATAATATGATATGGGATGGTTACTCCTCTATAAAGCTGCTGATGTTTTGAGAGAGATAGTTTCATAAACTTTTCCAGAAAGAGCATAATGTGCTTTTTCAGACATGCTGTCCTGAACAAACTCGCTATT
This window encodes:
- the LOC135940378 gene encoding voltage-dependent T-type calcium channel subunit alpha-1G-like isoform X4; its protein translation is MVRQGTTSFGGEQVNGGAGADSESDVPMSDFEDDDDDDDDDEDDDEEDLPYPGFIPLALGCLDQQTRPRNWCLRMITNPWFERVSMMIILLNCVTLGMYRPCIDDDCTTSRCKILQIFDDFIFAFFAIEMSIKMLAMGVYGKGTYLADTWNRLDFFIVMAGALEYCLNVENMNLSAIRTIRVLRPLRAINRIPSMRILVMLLLDTLPMLGNVLLLCFFVFFIFGIVGVQLWEGILRQRCFLKQLPNISYPQSLPDFYTMRVKVTLPLSSYYRYLEQDRDYICSKPEDNGMHTCSNLPPYRHNGIECNGTALPFSSNIPTNASCVNWNQYYTECKSQGNNPFQGAISFDNIGLAWVAIFLVISLEGWTDIMYYVQDAHSFWDWIYFVLLIVIGSFFMINLCLVVIATQFSETKKREMERMRLERARFHSSSTLASTQNSEPTTCYAELVRYTAHLWRRAKRRIINRYRLYQCRKQQRNNTHPPLSFQPCARHSEFVCRHGMSRKSQAGPGPPPPRVLEHEEAGRGPPVCPVGPRPPDEPELNSPPSIHAPRASPEVSDIDPLSSPRNKQSGPSGGLLRVPSFNGAWEGEGGGNGGGLLSPGNGNARRRSSVMFSDVVLLHDDQGSSNSAPGVTKNVCSSEKMTQAGDGHIHSWRGGRGLSAQSSFDAGGAAYQLDLHRQSTISAPAPMTCQELLALSGALSAALPTQLALDSRHVHSFFSSLSKGDRRHVSAPADLQNDQMEWDSDVDECGDCTSECEAEWYAHEQSCCYQQALRPPAQKSCCSRCLGSVRRMIKALVEHKYFQQGILLAILVNTLSMGIEYHNQPEELTVIVEYSNVVFSGIFAVEMLLKITAEGPFAYISNGFNVFDGIIVVLSVVELCQTFLGSREGSSGLSVLRTFRLLRILKLVRFMPNLRRQLFVMLRTMDNVAVFFALLILFIFIFSILGMNLFGCKFCNKADDGSVSCDRKNFDSLLWAIVTVFQILTQEDWNVVLFNGMEKTSHWAALYFVALMTFGNYVLFNLLVAILVEGFSAERNERLEREQRELAKAQQQEAAAQEAAAAAAAAAAEYDPEDSGGSGSSSSCLENVMKPDNPVRNNFGQQERENAWKVRTQVEFEPKCNIQKESQMLQQQQQQGGQQISLSPPPTMPPAPVITHTAATPQDSPNATLEPGAVGLHRLNPNISLYASSLSIDSIDRSSRIQRLWENRLHFSSQCSIPGLLRPPAQGPSHSHASRESSGSTNSSSNTPRRVSLSVTPPSGSRPSSGLNRTAGWRISRPSLRSRQRIQGAEEVPEDFVLNNGAHNNSYQQNRQNNNLAVPPMQEGDQHLHCNGGLLGSIRNDTQSPARNNLLSVQAPTTSTCSLRRPSACSTLLPPSVSNPSSRSPSIAPPHSPFLQGSSWQRHHAHYHHGRHSSLCEGAHVPMRLLHHRPSLGPQVGGYRSRNASICLHHHPIGPSKSYNSHKLSTSPLPQVKVTTEEEEPNIKKIFKFFEPRGCLKERDDYSLYIFSPTDSKIRKLCCWIVERRWFDNVVLFFIGLNCITLAMERPNIPPDSTERIFLATANYVFTAVFALEMLIKVIATGMFYGREAYFTSGWNIMDGVLVLISIVDLLMSVISESSPRIFGILRVFRLLRSLRPLRVINRAPGLKLVVQTLLSSLRPIGNIVLICCTFFIIFGILGVQLFKGAFYYCEGPDIKNVRNKTDCLADKKNSWVNRKYNFDDLGKALMSLFVLSSKDGWVNIMYTGLDAVGVDQQPIENFSEWRLLYFISFLLLVGFFVLNMFVGVVVENFHRCREEQEKEEKARRAAKRAKQMEKKRRRMHEPPYYATYSRPRLLVHNVVTSKYFDLAIAAVIGLNVVTMALEFYMMPKALSYALKIFNYFFTAVFILESMMKLLALGMHLYFKDRWNQLDVVIVILSIVGIVLEEVESKIIPINPTIIRVMRVLRIARVLKLLKMAKGIRALLDTVMQALPQVGNLGLLFFLLFFIFAALGVELFGRLECSEEIPCQGLGEHAHFSNFGMAFLTLFRVATGDNWNGIMKDTLRDTCDDAADCVRNCCVSTVIAPIFFVIFVLMAQFVLVNVVVAVLMKHLEESHKQMEDELDMEVELERELQAEQEEAEEAEAAEALQQALRLTMQEEENNLGRHKQLSKVLSLPANFTFSSMEEGHAGTNASGQALSKEAADAPSGPQGISQPLRPTHLTPLRRRVPPAYPANNCPKAMLCRRSGSEPSIAAASGGGAGGRAAERKMLRRPGSSGSLHSLVLPRDTSSGLSPECVAPGKTMVPPPYQTPSSEQAPPLGVTTPTFSFSYSDSCSETVSSSESITSPSEL